A genomic window from Flavobacterium johnsoniae includes:
- a CDS encoding Glu/Leu/Phe/Val family dehydrogenase — MDATFATGKELQKMDPVFGQLSFDDHEQIVFCNDKDTGLKAIIGIHNSVMGPALGGTRMWNYNTEWEALNDVLRLSRGMTFKSAITGLNIGGGKAVIIGDAKTQKTPELMRKFGEFVHSLSGRYITAEDVGMETKDMDTVRDVTPYVTGISEERGGSGNPSPVTAYGVYLGMKAAAKSQFGTDVLDGKKVLVQGIGHVGETLVEYLTKEGAQVTISDINEEKLYQVASKYNATIYTGEDLYTADVDIYAPCAMGATINDNTVDKIKAKVIAGAANNQLADENVHGARLQERGILYAPDFLINAGGIINVYAELANYGKAEIMTKTENIYNTTLEIIDFAAKNNITTHKAALTIAQNRIDQRRIENAAK, encoded by the coding sequence ATGGATGCAACTTTCGCAACTGGAAAGGAACTTCAAAAAATGGATCCTGTTTTTGGTCAATTATCTTTTGACGATCACGAACAAATTGTATTTTGCAATGACAAAGATACAGGTTTAAAAGCAATTATTGGTATTCATAATTCGGTTATGGGGCCAGCTTTGGGAGGAACCAGAATGTGGAATTATAACACAGAATGGGAAGCTTTAAACGATGTTTTACGTCTTTCTAGAGGTATGACGTTTAAATCTGCTATTACTGGACTTAATATTGGTGGAGGTAAAGCCGTTATCATTGGTGATGCTAAAACTCAAAAAACACCTGAATTAATGCGTAAGTTTGGTGAATTTGTTCATTCATTAAGCGGAAGATATATTACAGCAGAAGATGTCGGAATGGAAACTAAAGACATGGATACTGTGAGAGATGTGACGCCTTATGTTACTGGTATTTCTGAAGAAAGAGGTGGTTCTGGAAACCCTTCGCCAGTTACGGCTTACGGTGTTTATTTAGGTATGAAAGCTGCTGCTAAAAGTCAGTTTGGAACTGATGTTTTAGACGGTAAAAAAGTCTTGGTGCAAGGAATTGGACACGTTGGTGAAACTTTGGTTGAGTATTTAACTAAAGAAGGAGCACAAGTAACTATTTCTGATATTAACGAAGAAAAATTATACCAAGTTGCTTCTAAATACAACGCTACAATTTATACTGGAGAAGATCTATATACAGCAGATGTTGACATCTACGCGCCATGTGCGATGGGAGCAACAATCAACGATAACACAGTAGATAAAATTAAAGCTAAAGTTATTGCTGGTGCAGCAAACAATCAATTAGCTGACGAAAATGTTCACGGTGCAAGATTACAAGAAAGAGGAATTCTTTACGCTCCAGATTTCTTAATCAACGCTGGTGGAATTATCAATGTTTACGCTGAATTAGCAAACTACGGCAAAGCTGAAATAATGACTAAAACAGAAAATATCTACAATACAACTTTAGAAATTATAGATTTTGCTGCTAAAAATAATATTACAACTCATAAAGCGGCTCTAACAATTGCTCAAAATCGTATCGATCAAAGAAGAATCGAAAACGCTGCTAAATAA
- a CDS encoding ABC transporter ATP-binding protein: protein MKELSYLNKYFIKYKYSFSLGILITIISQIFALFTPKLISKSLDSIERFDKLSKAEQSSQLIIDSYYEGLVHNVLLIIATAIISGFFLFLTRQTLIVMSRHIEFDLKNEVFRQYENLSQTFYKQNRTGDLMNRISEDVSKVRMYVGPAVMYTINTVIRFAIVILYMYNVSPLLTLYTILPLPILSYCIFKLSSEINKRSTTFQQYLSKVSSFTQETFSGIRVIKAYSLENQYQNNMVDLAEESKRKSLSLARVQSLFGPLMIALIGISNLVVIYFGGVMYINGSIPNIGTIAEFILYVNMLTWPVASLGWVSSMVQEAEASQKRLNEFLKIEPEIKNNNENSSDIQGNISFENVSFTYKDTNIEALKNISFTVKKGETLAILGKTGSGKSTILSLISRLYDVTDGEVKIDENEISSLNLNDLRNNIGIVPQDAFLFSDTIKNNIKFGNENATDEEVFTAAKNAVVHDNIIAFNKQYDTILGERGITLSGGQKQRVSIARAIIKNPAILLFDDCLSAVDTETEEMILNNLFEISKDKTTIIVSHRVSSAKNADKIIILEDGKIIQQGSHNQLINQEGYYASLYLKQLSEKELL, encoded by the coding sequence ATGAAAGAATTAAGCTATTTAAACAAATATTTCATCAAATATAAATACAGTTTTTCGCTTGGTATTTTAATAACTATAATCTCACAAATTTTTGCACTCTTTACTCCTAAGCTAATCAGCAAGTCTTTGGACTCGATCGAAAGATTTGATAAACTTTCAAAAGCAGAACAATCTTCTCAATTAATTATTGATTCTTATTATGAAGGCTTGGTTCATAATGTATTACTAATTATTGCAACGGCAATTATTTCAGGTTTTTTCCTTTTTCTAACGCGTCAAACATTAATTGTTATGTCGCGCCATATCGAATTTGACTTGAAAAATGAGGTTTTCAGACAATATGAAAATCTTTCGCAGACTTTTTACAAACAAAACCGAACTGGGGATTTAATGAACCGTATCAGCGAAGACGTTTCAAAAGTCCGCATGTACGTTGGACCAGCCGTTATGTATACTATTAATACTGTGATCCGTTTTGCTATCGTTATATTATATATGTATAATGTTTCTCCGCTGTTAACGCTATATACTATATTACCGCTTCCGATTCTTTCGTATTGCATTTTCAAATTAAGCTCAGAAATCAATAAACGAAGCACTACTTTTCAGCAGTACCTTTCTAAGGTTTCGAGTTTCACACAAGAAACATTTTCGGGAATTAGAGTAATCAAAGCGTATTCATTAGAAAATCAATACCAAAATAATATGGTCGATCTTGCCGAAGAAAGCAAACGCAAAAGTTTAAGCTTAGCAAGAGTTCAATCTTTATTCGGACCTTTAATGATTGCCCTTATCGGAATCAGTAATTTGGTTGTGATTTATTTTGGAGGCGTAATGTACATTAACGGAAGTATCCCAAACATTGGAACAATTGCTGAGTTTATTTTATATGTAAATATGCTGACTTGGCCCGTTGCTTCGTTAGGCTGGGTTTCGTCTATGGTTCAAGAGGCAGAAGCTTCTCAAAAGCGTTTGAATGAATTTTTGAAGATCGAACCCGAAATTAAAAACAACAACGAAAATTCATCTGACATTCAAGGAAATATTAGTTTCGAAAATGTTTCTTTCACATATAAAGATACCAATATTGAAGCGTTGAAAAACATCTCTTTTACTGTAAAAAAAGGAGAAACTTTAGCTATTCTAGGAAAAACAGGTTCTGGAAAATCAACCATTCTTTCTTTGATTTCGAGATTATATGATGTAACAGATGGTGAAGTGAAAATTGATGAAAACGAAATCAGCTCGTTAAACCTCAACGATCTTCGAAATAATATCGGAATCGTTCCTCAAGATGCTTTCTTGTTTTCAGATACTATTAAAAATAACATCAAATTCGGAAATGAAAATGCGACTGATGAAGAAGTATTTACAGCTGCTAAAAATGCAGTCGTTCACGACAATATTATTGCATTTAACAAACAGTATGACACTATTTTAGGAGAAAGAGGAATTACCCTTTCAGGCGGGCAAAAACAACGTGTTTCGATTGCAAGAGCCATTATTAAAAATCCTGCCATCCTACTTTTTGACGATTGTCTATCAGCAGTTGATACTGAAACCGAAGAAATGATTTTAAACAATTTATTTGAGATTTCTAAAGACAAAAC